TGTGTACTAGGAAAGGCTGCCTTGTACAGCACAAGGAAACTGGCGACAACCTTCTTTTCAGCTTCTCTAAACAATTGGCAAGAAGTTCTTTTGGCAAGGAATTAAGTTGGAACAATTAGGTTCACTCTTGCATTATCTCTTTGGCGTGTACCACGTTGTTAGTACAGTTCCAATCATTATGCACTGGAATGTTCTCTTTTACGTTGTTGCTTCAATGGAACTATATTCTCTATCAAATTTAGTGTCAAAATTTCAATATATCGACttcttccaaaaacaaaatttagtgTCAAAATCTTTCAAACAATTGGGTAGCGGTGCTTTTCTTTGGCATGGAAGTTGGAATCAATCTCACTTTGCATCATCTGTTTGGCATGCTTGTAGTAATTATGGATTGGAACATTGTCTGTACTTGGTTGCTTCAGTTAAAAcattatttcatcaaatttcgctgttaaaaaaaagcaaaaagaattaaatgGACTTCTGTTAAAGATTCCTGCGTTGCCCAGGACTACGCTGTTCTTCTCTGTTTGTGTATTCCAAAATTGTTTGGTATCTTTTACTTTtccaaaacattgttgattaaaTTGGTTCGTGCTCAGGGTGATCAATATATTATGTATGTATGCCCTTCAATTGTAATCTCAAACCTTCAGCTCGATCAATCGTTGGATCAAAGAACCGCATGTTTGGTGACAGCCGAGGGTTGGCGACATGCATGGTTCATGCTAGCATTCACACGTTGTTAGTGGTAGGAGGATGATGTCAAAGCCTAGCCACGCATAACAATGCGGAGGCTGTATATGTCTCCAAGATTTCAAcccaatttaaatttgaaacactagattttaattcaagaaaaaaacaatcatcattTGGAAATTAGAAGCTGAAAATCGCATATTAATGAAGTAACAGAGAACAATTTGTGAAGCCAGCTAAACATTGTTGGCAAAGGCAACAATGTTGGGCACCAATTTAGTGCCACTTGCAGCACCAATTTGTGCCTCTTGTCCTTTGCttggatgcttgcctataaatagacaaTGCATTCAAGCTTATTTTGCACATcacaagagaggaagagaagagtgagagagggaaagtaatcccataaaattgtgaggtatttgtgagagagtaagtgaggtgttttctcctagaaagagatttcagttgttcttctattagtagagagaggttgtaattcccacattacttagtaaaatccttctatacttgttTGTGGACGTAGCCTAAATTGgatgaaccacgtaaattcttgtgtgtcatttctcattttatcttgtCCCCTACCTTTTGTCTTATCGGGTTTGCATGCTAATATCCTAacataattttcataaaaaaaaatataaaaataaaagcaagtaTTGAAAGAATAACATGCTACCagcaaataatttaataagcATTAATCTATTGCAATTTGGAGACTAAATTTTTAATACACCCACACATACATTTTTCTATATCAAACAATAAAGCAAAGCAagcaaagaaaaattcaatccCAAGAAGATGATCcgggaaatatatatatatatatatatatatatatattggaagaaaaaataagtgtGGTAGGAGCTTATGGATGGACAATAATGCGAAGATACAAaactaaagaataaaaataatgtttgagAGGAAGGAATgttttattaaatgttttatcCTTTATGCATATTTTTTCTCTATGGTTCTAATTACACGTCTATTTATAGGTCTAAAATCctagaaaattaagaaattaaactaattaaagaaaaacttattttgaaCAGGAAAAGTAATTCTGTCGGCTTATCCGGTCGACTGGTtcctttatttttcagaaaaacaagaaatttaatttattttcaacaccCTTCTTAAACTTGATTTCTTATAACTCTCAGTATATATCTCAtcttaacaaaaatatcatgtttGAGTGGCCGAGTGAAAATGTCCGCAACTTGGTCTTGGGTCTTCACATAATGCAATCTTGTATTATGCAATCTTGTGTCAATGTGCTTACTTCTATCATAAAACACATGATTCTTTGCTAAGACaatgaccaaaatgaaaaaaaaaaaacaatcaacttAGGGGCTAATAATTGAGTTTGACAAtggtgaaattgcatgaaattatgAGTTTGAAGGCAATTAtaaatgcaattaaaagaaattagaagaacatggactcaattaaaatttttcaatctcaaattaaaaaccctaaacatTGCATCATTCAGTTTTAATAAAGAGAATGTGAGTGACACATTATTCGTTAGACTGACCTCTGTTTTGATAGTTTTGGTTGATTGAGTTAACAACTTCAAACGAATTAATATGAAGCTACAAACCTTCAAATTACACAAGGTTGGATCCAAATGAAAGGTATGAATTCCCTCTACCAACTTCAGGTGGTTTCAAGTAATGATGACGTCAAAATTGCTTTGACGATGTCTCGAAAGTGGGCAACTTAATCAACCATGACTGAAACACACTTGTGCAAGAACCGacctttttttcatgtgttcataCAAAAAAggctcttaaaaaaattattatcaagaGTTTACAACATTTACCTCAAGATTAAGAGGTTAAAAATGAATTCAATAACTTCTAAAACCCTAGCAGAACCTTATAAATACACCTTTAAGAAAAGAGCTATAAAGGAGGggggaaaaaaggaagaaggggagaaaaaataagaaaatattaataaaaacctaAGTGTAAAGGTTCAAGAGCTTAACATAAATATTTCCTAAGTTTTGAAAGGGTAGTAAGATGATTAGAggaaaaactttcaaaaaatagaacaaaagaGAGAGTAGTTGTTCtaagtatattttttgataCGAAAGTAGGCCTTTTAGCcttcttgaagtttttttttatttgtcttttgttttatatttatgtttaaaagCATAGAAAATAGGTTTAAAATGcttaataaatattgttatattCACCTCTTTGTTGTTGTGATCTTTATTTACtgcgttatttttaaagttttttttatgtttttgatattataatgttattgtttaagttgtttatatatatagtgttgttttagtttttatttaatttaagcaATGCATGTTTACACAATGGATGTTCTTTGTAATTGTTCTAGGTCTGTTTATGACCAAAAtaagtttagaaaaatcaattttgaatccATATTACATGAACATGTAGTCTGTTTTaaattgatagttttttaaatttattatctcatgtatgattttgatgttttgattttatttgttagtttttttagattcatACATGTTTGTGTATAGTAGTGTGAGATGTTGGGTTAAAGAAAACATGCTTTAGAAGCCAAAAACACTATTTTCTAGCTTGATAATTGTTGCTTTTTGCAAAGTTCATGGCTAGGTTTCTGGGTAATGTTCTTCGTGTTTTTGGAAAGAACATTGCCTTAACTCCATGATTAGGAgtaatttttatctatttctttGCACTAAACCCTTTGGGCAACTTGATTAATCGATAATTTAGgatttatttgcatcaatagCAAGTTTTTGATGAAATTTACTCCTAGGGTTTCAGTTTTGAATCGAAACCTATTTTtacaaaatcatatttattcttTGATAATTTAAGTAAATGGATGTTAGATTATTGATCCTTACATGATTTCCAACATGTAGGTGCTTTTTGTTTGACTATATATGGTCTTATTTGGACTTCAAGTTACTGGGCTAGGTCTGGGCatgttcttcttgttcttggGAAGAACATTGCCTCAGACCCTTTATTCAAACCAGTTTTGGTCCATTTCTTTGCACATAACATTTATTTATGGTTGATCAATAAATAATCTATGGCTTATTAGCATCAATAACaagttttaatgaattttaatcctagagttttggttttgaaccGAAACTCATTTTGATAAAATCGTGATGTTTAAATGATAATCGAAGTGAATGAATACTAGATTATTAATCATTGTATGATTTCCAACATGTATATGCCTTTGTTTTGACCTCATTTGgtctaattatataatttatgtttcaCATTGCTAGGTTTGGGTTTTggtgttctttatttttatggcGTTTGATCCGttttgtttaacttttttttagtttttgtgttttttgtttaatctatttttttttactttggttttgtttttggattattttcagGTCAAATCAAGACTTTTTGTTCAGTTTATGATCAAACATAAAACTTTTTATCAacctaattaaatcaaaattaagtcAAGGGTTTAAGACCCTATTTGGTTTTCCATGTTtttgataaagtttttttttaagggtttgTTTGGCAAACACCCCTTACACCTATTTTGGTAGTTTTATTACAAGGAAAAATAAGTTCTTTTGCTAAATaaagcctaaaaaaataataaaattctttttattttgcatatggccaaattctaaaattttcatgcatattttattttttataaaaaatgtatttttatcatattttgaaaaaaatacaagaatcagTTAAACTTGTTTATGATTATACGTTagaacttatacgtaagatgtatttttaatattttaaaaaattcattttagtttttttatatttttgcattagaatggttaggttttaatctaataaaataaagaccTCCTTATtaagaaaaacttttttaaaattatatataaaccaaaagttaaaaaatataacattattttagtttacatcagacaaataaataatacaatttacCTTAAATAAGGTGTATTAAGAGCgttaataccttttttttaccCAATCAATCCCCATACCTAGACTCTGAGACTAGTTATGATttttagtgaccaaaatactaggtgacaaTTTTCATTCTCCCTCTTTTACtaataaaggaaaataattcATTGTCCTTTCCACTCATATTATTCCTGAAAATTCCAATCTGGAAGGATGATCGTTGCGACGTCATACACATTTGACAAGTATTAAATAATGTCAAAGTAAGATCTTTCATCTTAATCTCATAACTCTTCTCCAACAATTGTCTCAAACTCAATATATTGCTTTTTACAATTGAAATATAATAGACATTACTAATAAATTGATGACTACCATTTTTCAATCTAATGAGAATCGTATATTTTCCTTTGATGGAAATCCTTGAATGATCTACAAAGGTTACATTACCTTTAATTGATTCATTAAGCTTTATAAACTTGTGTTTATCTCCACACATGTGGTTGCTGACACAATTATCTAgataccatgttttttttttttgcttgcatTTGATCATTGTGGACTAGTAATAAAGTGGCTTTTTTCTCCCCTTCTACTACAAGATTGACATTCCGTTCAACCCTTCTGGTTAGATTCCAATAATCCTTGGCATAATGATCTATCTTCTCATAATTATgacatttaagttttattttgtcaaaCCTAGGTAAGATTGTCATTGTTAGTTAAACTGGTCGACTAATTTGCTTCATTCAATCAATTGATTAATCTATTGAGATTGTTTCGGCCTCCTCTTCTAAATTTTTCTCTTCCTCCACTTCGTCTACCTCCTTGGATATATCTAGAACCATCTTGCTTCTCttttaagtagtttttttttttaacaaaagagtGATTATGCACCCATGTCTTTTTTAATGTCATTGACTCATTCTTCATGGACTTGTAGTTTTCCCATGAGTCCTCGAATAGTCAAAAAGTCTATATTTTACGATTCTTCTATTGCGACCACCATATAATGGAACTTATTTTGTAGCGAGCATAGAATCTTTTATACCATATGTGTTTTCTCTATCTTCTCTTCATATCTCTTCATTTGATTGTATATGGCCAATACTCTAGCAAAGTAATTTGAAATACTCTCTGATTCGACTATATGTAGTTTTTCAAAGTTacctcataaattttcctccaACTTCTCATGCTTGCTTGGAGATGGTTGAATTAGCCACTATTTCAAAAGTGACATCATCCAAACATTGATGGATGATTGTGAGTGCTTGTTGATCCTTTATTCATGTCTTTTGCATGACTTTCTTTTGGGTTAAAGTCAATGTTACTCCTTCTATAAGTTCTTTAAAGCCTTTTCAACCGTTTCCCACACATCTTGGGAACCTTGATAAACTCTTACATGAATACACCAAGTTTCATAATTATCCTTTATCAAACGAGGATATTGAAGTGAGAAGTTTGTATTGACCAtgtcaaacaataaaaacaagctctaataccacttgttggaagaaaaaataagtgtGGCAGGAGTTTATTGACAATAATGTAAAGATATAAAactaaagaacaagaagaatgTTTGAGAGGAATGAATGTTTCATTAAGTGTTTTCTCTTTAATACACATTTTCTCTCTATTACACTTATTCTTTATGATCCTAATTACAAGCTTATTTATAGGTCTAAAATCttaaacaatcaaataattaaactaatcaATGGAAAACCTATTCTAAACAGGAAAagtaattttgtcaatttaattaGTCGACCGATTCATTTAATTCAACTAGTTGACCAGTtcctttatttttcagaaaaactagaaacctagtttatttttaacacaaacATCCAAATAATCCATATTATTAAGGATAAGAAAACACACACGAGAAATTCTATGATGCTCAAGCCGTAACAACCATCCATCATAGAATTTTTCTCATATAGTATTTAAGGGTAATGAGTAACATTTGTATCTGGGATTCTGCAGATACCAAATGTTTTCGGGGGAGTTGCTGATACATAGGCCTTTAAGGCAGTGACTATAATGCCATACAGAAAAGAATACTTAATAATGATACCATAAATAGGACCCTTATAATGGAGGATCCATCTTTTAAAGGTGTTTTTGTAATGCGACTCGATGGCGCTTTTAACCTTTATAAAAGCGTAGGGGTTAGGCACTATATTGTTTGCTATCTCATTAAAGAGTTCTGCTACTTGTTTGTCGCTTCCAAGAGTAGTGAGGAGTATGCCCTGGGATCGCAGTTCCTTCACATCTTCAGGATGATCAATCAATGAATCCATGAAGCATACATAAGATGTGATCCAATCTTTGGATGTGTCAAGGGTTGCTTCATAGGCTACCAAGTTTAAAAGTAAGGACTTAGTTGAGTCATCTATGCTTAATGGAGGAATATATAGTCTTCCTGCAAGCCATGTTGGCTTGAATTGAACATCAGTGAAATGACTGGTCTTACTTGGCTTGAAGTGGATTCCAATATCCCTAAGCTCCTCAGCAGGATAATACCTGTACCAGATCGTTCGAGTATCATCCTCTTGCCAACTTGTCTGAGAAGTATGATCACTGAGATTTATTTGGCGCCCCACGAACTGCATATGGAAAAACTCGAGAAGATGGGCTGGCTCATGTTGATCTCCGCTGAGGCCACTTGGACTTGATAGTGATTTTGGAactaatttgcaaaaaaaatttgatattttatcccTGCACGACTCTCTTCTAGGAGGTATTGCACGAATGTGTTGGAAGAAATCTGCGAACAATTTCATCCCTTCTCCACCTCCCTGATCAATGATTTGAGAACAGAAAAAGGGAGTTGGTTCTCTAGTAAAAACAAGTCCTTTGTAACCAAAACTGCATCATGACTGCTTATCTTCAGATTTTCGGGCTTCTGCATGAAGCAGATGAGGAATTGGAGAATGAAGCAACCGTCAAGAAACATCATCTGGTTGAATTGGTCGTCCTTGTTGAACTTTGCTATTATGTCCTCCACGTAGCATTTACTTGCACCTATCTTTAATTCTTTCACCTTGCTCCACATTGCTTCAAAGGGCATTTCGCAATCTTTTACAAACTGGCGTGCCATCGGAAACTTGAGCTCCTCCATTTCCTTGAGTTCTTGCTTCCCATGGTGATAGGGTCCAAGGGAAACCATCGACGGATCGTAGCATTTCTTGTTCTGTTCAATTTTACGAAACGTCGATGGAACCCTCGGAACCTTTAGCCCTTTCTGTTGGTTGCCACCAGTTTCTTCTGTCatttcagttgtcatctttctCATCCACTCATCACAGCTAGTGAAAGAATGTGAGACCGAACCTGAAGAGATCacaatttctagttttttatccTCCATTCTAAGTAAATATTGGTAAATGTGGGGTCTTCTACTTAGTTAATGCACATATTCAGAAGAATACAGTTCTATCTTATAGGATTTCTAAACGATCTGCAAGCTTGAAGTTGAAGTGGCGTTTAGTTTGGAACAAGTATTTTAGCTTACTTGGAAGGGGAGCTCACTTTGTTTTCTAAAGCAAGCGGTCAGATATTGGCAGAACAGTGAAATCAAAAGTTATTCTCTAATACAAAATGTGTATGATAAGAATTCAGCAAATAGTTTAGCTGCAGATAAAGTGAACTAATGTTTATGGAAAAATTGATGCAGGCGGAATCCAATAagacaacaaaaagaaacacaataaTTTAATGACCAAAAAAGGTTGCAAGTATGAACCCAAATTAAATACAAtgttttgtagattttattgTAGGAATGACTAATGCAGCGTTTTGTAGATGGGATTCTCTTCCTTTCAGGTACCTAGGCTTACCTTTAGGTGCTAACCCGAGAAGAATTTCAACGTGGAAGCCAATAATGTGGAAAGGCAGGATGGTAAACATGATCATGTAGAACTTGCCTTCTAAAATCTGTCCTGACTGCTTTACctatttactatatatatatatatatatatatatatatatatatatatatatatatatatatatgaccatTTTTCTTATGCCAAAGGGAGTGATAAAAATGGTGACGAAACTACAAAGAAGGTTTCTGTAGGCTGGTACATTAGATAAGAGGAAGTTATGTAAGGTGTATTGGTCTCCAGtagtaaagaaaaacaaaaaggaggCCTGGGGGGCGGTCTTTGGATGGCAAGAATAAAACACGGATTTTTAAATGGCTAAGGAGGATAGGGGATCAGACTAATGAAGATTGTTACAAAGATACATTAGATTACTTTTGAAAATTATCTTCCGAATTATTTCAGAATTACCTCATCAGTGTGGCATGGAATCAGTACAATAATAACCAGTACAAATGGTGTTCAAAAGGCCTTGAAGGAAGGAATCAAGTTCAGATTGAGTAATGAGAGAACAGTTAGTTTTTGGATAGACAAGCTATAAAATGATTATGGAATTATGAAGAGAACGTTTCCATGCTTCTATGCTATAGCTTCAAAACCA
The Populus nigra chromosome 3, ddPopNigr1.1, whole genome shotgun sequence genome window above contains:
- the LOC133689473 gene encoding UPF0481 protein At3g47200-like produces the protein MEDKKLEIVISSGSVSHSFTSCDEWMRKMTTEMTEETGGNQQKGLKVPRVPSTFRKIEQNKKCYDPSMVSLGPYHHGKQELKEMEELKFPMARQFVKDCEMPFEAMWSKVKELKIGASKCYVEDIIAKFNKDDQFNQMMFLDGCFILQFLICFMQKPENLKISSHDAVLVTKDLFLLENQLPFSVLKSLIREFVGRQINLSDHTSQTSWQEDDTRTIWYRYYPAEELRDIGIHFKPSKTSHFTDVQFKPTWLAGRLYIPPLSIDDSTKSLLLNLVAYEATLDTSKDWITSYVCFMDSLIDHPEDVKELRSQGILLTTLGSDKQVAELFNEIANNIVPNPYAFIKVKSAIESHYKNTFKRWILHYKGPIYGIIIKYSFLYGIIVTALKAYVSATPPKTFGICRIPDTNVTHYP